The genomic interval GCAAAAATCCAGATACGGATGTGATTCCACTTGTATTACGATCCTCGCATACTTCTTTGACCTCTCGTTCGGAATAAGGCTCAATGGATGGCATTGGACTCAGACAGGATGTCGGTCTAGCCATTGGCACACAAAGGGTCATTGCTGCCCCCGATGGCATTATTACAGTTTCCTGAGTCAACAGAGGAGGTGGGGTAACTGGAACTGAAAACAATTACCATTAGTAAACTCAACAAATGTGTAACCTTTCAAGTTTCGTAGTTGGTTCGACACACCAGGAAATTTTTAACAGATTTGAACAAAAACGTATTTCGATCTGAATCtaaattttgttactctcgttTCCCTAGTTCAGCGATTTGCTGGGAGGTGTTTGACATCATTCCGATGAAACTGTTTTTTCTTACCAGCAATTATACTGGGTGGTCGACTCGGTGGCACCGATGGCACCACCTGTTGTGATGCCATGGCATCTTGCAGTAAACATTTCACATCGTCTGCGCTTGCCAAGTCAACCGGACTCTGTCcttcttgatttttcaagaAAGGATCTGCGCCATGTGCTAACAACAGAGCACAAAGTTGCGTTCTACCTTTCTGTGCAGCCTCGTGTAACGGAGTGAAACCCCATTTGTCTGTGGCATTCACAACTGTGTTGTATTTGATTAGCAATGCAGCTATATCCAAGTGACCGTAACTCGACGCGTTGTGCAGAGGTATGAGACCACCCTTGTCTTGTGCGTTCACGTCTGCTCCTCGTTCCAAAAGGAATTCCGCTACTTCCAGGTTATTGTAACCAGCTGGAAGATAAGTTCAAAGATAACTCAATATTGCTCAgcaaaattatcaattttttcgatactccaacttcaaaaaattgatctaaccAGCTAAGTGTAGAGGAGTACTATTTCTGCCCTGGGCATCTCTGCAATTGATGTTGTCTTGTGTAACCAGCCTTTGTACTCTAGCCAAGTTGCCTTTTTTTGCAGCATCTAGAAGCGCGCTATTTCCTCGCAATAAGTCAGCGACATCTTGATCACCTTCTCTGACCAAGTCCAACGGCGTTGCACCATCTCTGTTCTTTTTAGCTGCATCTGCTCCATGTCTCAACAGTAAACGAACTATTTCGCATTTACCTTTTGCTGCAGCTTCGTGTAGGGGCGTGAATTTCCAAAGGTCTGCTACATTCACAGATGCTCCATGCTTAACTAATAATTCCGTCACTTCGTAATGGCCATACGAACAAGCATTATGAAGAGGAACCAAACCCCTGGAAAAATATCGTGGAGTTAAAATTATGAAACATCAACTAAATAGAATGCATGTCATTGAATCAGAGATTCACCCTTTGTCTTTAGCATGAACATCAGCTCCATGCGCTAGAAGATATTCGACGACAGGCACTCTGTTATATCCTGCAGCAAAGTGTAAGGGTGTGGAATGTCTGCCATCCAAATCCCGGCAATTCACTGCATGTGGACTAGCTTGAAGTATTCTTTCAACAGCTGTCAAATCTCCGGCTTTGCTTGCTTCAAGAAGTTGTGCTTCGATATCTTCAGTTCCACTCGGCGGATCTGATGAGTAATTTCCATGTCAAACTTATTAACTACAATCATTCATCGTTgcacatgttttttttcaaagtcaagCAACACTTTATCTACAATTTCTAGTCTAAAGTTGAAAGGCGTTTTGTTATACAATCACCTGATTAACTCTTATGCAACGTCGTTTTGTAAGTCATGACACTCACCTTGTAATATTTTGAGAACGTTTTCCGTTGCAACTTGGCTTGCCGTGTATCCTTGCAAAGAGACTATCGAAGGATCAATGTTATATGACAACAGTATCCTGCATGCTTGAACGTTGTCCTCTCTGGCGCACCTAAACGcatttattaatattcttaTTTTGAATTCCTTTAATTACAAGGCCTTTGGGATGCATCAATTactgacaaaaaattaaaaaaaatagacaattACCTGTTTGCTAAAGAACATGGTAATTAtcttgaaaaaatcagaacaaTTTGCTTAAAACCTTTCAATAGATAGACTATTATCAAAGGCCTGGTAATTAAGTCATGTTTGCGTGaacactaaaaaaaattctacaaaatTACCTATGCAAAGCTGTTTGCCCTAATCCGTCCAATGCGTTTACTTTTGCATTATGCCGCAATAAGACATCCATCGCGTCGTAATGGGAATGGTCTGTGGCTACGTGGAGAGGTGTCAGGAAGTCTTTATTCTTCTCGTTCAAAGCTGCATTCTTTCTTATCAGAGTTTCAATGACTTGTTTTCGTTTTGGATAAGGCGATGCAACAGCACAATGCAGAGCTGTATCACCTGTGTAGGGATGTTTGAAATTAACAACATCTTGCGACaggtatttttttaatttcgttggaTCCGCTTGTCTACAGGCGTCTAGGAGACAGTGTCCTTTGAATTCATCTAGAATGGACAAAATAAACAATTACTTTTGGATACATAGATGATCATCATTTAACTCATATTCACAACAAGGAAAATACTCAACATGCAAAATTCGGGTTTTTAAGAGACTTTTAGAAGAAGCACTCACAAGCCAGCCTTTCCTGAAGCTCCAGCGTTGGTGCTGCGTCAATGGCACTTTTACTGTGGCAATTAAGTTGCGTAGGATCTGCGCCTTCACTCAAAAGCAGCGAGCAGACTTCCGCCCTTGATTTGCTTGCGGCTTCGTGAAGCGGAGTAAATGCCCAAAGATCACTAGCGTTCACAGCAGCTCCGTGTTTCAACAAAGCTTCCGTAACTTCAAAATGACCGTAAGAACAGGCGTTGTGAAGTGGCACTAATCCGCTGTAAGTAGATACTTATTGTTGAAATCATGCTTACCTAATGTGACATCATAGACAAACTTACATGTGTCcacttatattattattatgaatgAGTTATTCACCCTTTGTCTTTGGCATGCACATCTGCTCCGTTTTGTAGTAAAATTTGCACAACTCTCGATCTGTTATAACCCGCAGCTAAATGCAAGGGAGTTGATCGCCTCCCATCACTAGCATGACAATTTACATTTAAGGGATTTAACAGCTGCAACAATCTTTCTTCGTTGCCAGATCTAGCAGCCTCCAATAGTTCGTCTTTTCTGTATTCCCCAGTCAAAACGGGTTTAGTCACTGGATCGGCTAATTCAAGTGCTGTCTTTCCTTCAGTATTTCTGATATTAGCATCAGCTCCGTGTTGAAGCAGAGCTATGCAAACGTCTATTTTGCCCTGCAAAATTACATTATTTGTAaaatactttcaattttcgtttagGCAACAAGCAAGCATCTACCTCCCATTTGCTATCTTACCTTGATAGCAGCTTCATGCAAGGGTGTGTAATTCCAATTATCTCTGGTATTGGGATTAGCCCCGGCTTCCAAAAGTAATCTTACAACATCGAAATGACCAAAAGAGCAGGCGTTATGTAACGGATGCAACCCTCCGTCGTCACGAGCTTGTATAGAGGCTCCAGCGGATAGCAAAAACTCAACTACGTCTCTTCTACCGTATCCTGTTGATAAGCACAtacataattgaaaattgagacCAATGAATCATCGTGCAGATCAATGCAAAGCAATTAATACACGGAAATAATGAGCTGGTGTATTTTTATCGcaccgtcaaaaaaaaattagaaagactTTGAAGTCAAATGCACATATCCGGCAAACACACGgccactaattttttttcctcacttttcTGTGGAGACAGTTTATTTTGGGAAAGCTCACTTCCccttttacttcatttttgtaGTCTCTTCCGTTCTGGCAATACAATGTTTAAGTACTTACAATTACCTACCTTTATGTTgaaggaaataaaactgaatttGAGACTAGTAATgatgacaaaaatgatattttgtacatacatatatgtatatatttatatactatataagTAGAAGAACATCCTATGTATACACAtcaatatatacatgtatatggaaATAAGGTAGCCAACCAAGAATGAGTACAGTTAGGACTTGGTTCTGCCTTGTAAGCAGAGGCACCACCTTTCTATCAACACAAAGCAGACTGGGAACtgatatttctttatttatcgtaACATTGATATAATTGATATGTACAGCAGGGCACCAACTTTTAATGTACTGCTCCAAAAATTTCTGTACTTTCACTTTCTCTTTGATACAATAATAACGTTATTTCATAGCTCACTATAATTATGATCTAACAAGCCTTAACCGGAATCAGATTAATGCAAACATGAATAGGCTGACCAAtcaaaaattgttattttataaacATTGATAGAATGGAGCTCCTAGCTAATCAATAAGTAaacaaaacaatgaaaattactaaaaaaaaattagaatccAACTGAATGagatgtaaatttttcaactgatGTAGTGACAAACTGGAGTCAGCCCATTCGCGTGTGATAAAAAACGACTCCAATTATGCAAAACTTTAAATCAACGGGCATATCAGCGTAATTACAGATTCgttttaaatgaaaaactagCTGTATTGGATCCAAACATTATATGCTCGAAAAAACCAGCTCCGATATTAATTTCCCATTCACATTCACCCCACGATTAGGCGAGCGAACGTTCGTCTGCATAATGACAGGTGATTACAAATATTGGGGTACGTATATCAGTTGCGCAAACCCTAACCataaaaaaagacagaaaaaaacgtTCTCTGAAAAATTACTTCAGGAGATCAAGCTACTGTAACATGTGAAAACGATTTTCTTCCCCAATAATCCTCTGTTTCAAGGTAATAAATTCGCTAAACAAgcaggaagaataaaaataaataaaaattcgctcACCAGCTGCGAAGTGTAAGGGGGTAGACTTTCGTCCCGCGGTATCCCGAGCATTCACTGTTTGCGGTGTTACGATTTGTTTAACCCTTACTAAATCACCAGTCTTACATGCCTCGAAAAGTTCACGAAAAGGATCTGCGCCCCCAGTTCCTGGCAAGGGCTCAGAGTTCGTCAACACTGCCCGTcgtccagtcattttacaccACCATTTTCATGCTACTGTCGAGCAACCCGAGacatacggtatacctatatttactACGTAACCACATACATAGAAGCATACATTCGCGCGTGTATAAGgacatacatacatgtcaTTACTGCTACGGACCAATCCGCCAGCTGTACCGCATCAACCAACATTTCACAGAGCTGTCACACGAATTCGACGGGCCTTGGGTGTAATTTGCTCAAAAACTATTTGATTTATAGCAAATGCTGGTGACCAGTTTCTCCTTGTCATTATgacattttcaaaatgattCTTTTTAACGCCTTAGAAAGTTTTTAATATGACATTTGGAGCACTGTGAAATTAAATCCTTCTTTGAGGGTAACTATTCGGAGCTGTGGGTCATCATCGGTTGCTATGCGACACGGACCAATCAAAGCTTAATTTGCAGAATACAGGGTTTTTAAACTGAGGATCAGCATAACTGACGTCTCGCTGATAGCTGCTGATTTTTAGTTAATTAAAGTCGTAAATGTAACGTTAGATCACAAACCCATAACTTAAGACTGACCTAGTATAAATTTAGTGGTAGAATGTGTTTGAAGTGGGTGGATCATTACCAAAGTTTCATAAGTTTGAATGAGAATCAAACCAAACATCTGTGAGTGCCGCGTGATTGACAGCATCCAGGTTACTTGGAATTTAAAGTGTTGCCAAAATGACATTGAGTGCATCTTTCCATAAAAATGTGTATCTTTTATCGCAAATGGTCTCTCCAAACGAAGCTTTCAGAAGACATTTTCGAGAGGTATGAATGATGTCAAATacattcttcaaaattttctagtcTTAGAGTTAACCTATTATGATAAAACACTTTTCTTCTCTGATTCGGCTTACTCTTGGTCCAGGATTAATTAACATGGTACTTCATCAGCGTTGATGAAGTATTACAGGAATATTATAGTGCAGACATAACTTTATGTTCCATTATATTATCACAGGGAATGTTTGAGAAACCCAATACAGCAGGTTTCATCTGCGTATCACACTTTTTGCTCACGATATACGATGCAGagcgatttaaaaaattggtaGAATGGCCAATAGCTTGTAAAAAGAGCGAAAGCAAGTATCGAACCGATGTTAAAGACTTTATAGCTATCGTAGCTAGTGAACACCCAGAAGCTGgctttccaccaattttaggCACATACTTGTTGCATGCCGGAGGTACAAAGTTTACCATTGTAATGTGGAAACTATCACAGGTCGTTCTTTACGTCTACATCAAACGCCAAGGTAATTTTGACTAACTTTTCATGTTAATGTGTAAAGTTTAACCATCCAAAATGAGATACCAAATATAACTCTTCAATGTGATTTAAATCCAACGTGCAGAAAAATTTCCCCTTATTGAATCTTCGAACCATCATAATTGATTTTACATTCTTAGGGCAAAGTGATGTGCTGTCAATACCACAATCAGGGATTACTGATGAAGTAACTAAATCATTATTGAGCCATGCTATCTCTCATTCGCATCGAAATATCATTGAACTGAACAAAAAGTTCTGTGAGACTGTAAAAAAAGCTAAAGAAACTGTGGAGTATGTATCTTAAAACAATTTCCTTAAGCAATTTGAATGTGTGTTTGTTTTTATGTTATGTCCTTTAATGTATTTTGTTAGTCATAAttatgtatcgaaaaatttccagagagGAAGCCACTGAAATAAACAACCTTCAGAATGAAACatttggaaagagaaaagcaaTCTCTGAACTGGCTGAAAAAGTATTAGCATCTCAAGTCGTTAAAAAGAGAGTGGTAGATGTTCAGGATGTCGAAATTATTGAGAGTAAGGGATTTCCTTTGTTTGTTCATGtgtttgacaaaaaataacattctttcattttcacctcCTGTTAACATTATGTGACGTTTATAGTGTGGAAAAAGAACTTATCTGAAGAAATCAGCCTGTTGCAAGAGAGGACCAGCATTTTGAAATCTATCGAAGATTTGTGCATGGAGGTTGCCGAGTTAACAATGAGTTTACTAAATGATTCCAGAACTCTGGATGTGTCTAAACTTCCCAGCATAGATGTGAATAATGATTTACATTCATTGGTGTCACCAGAAATACAGGTGAGCATAATCAAATGCTCTCAgtgatattcgaaaatttcattttaatgaaataataaaaccgTTCATATGATGATACCATTCAGCTCATCTgaggaataattattatgttgGTTCTTTAGGTTCTCTtctcacatatgtataaggaAGGAGAATTAGTATTACAAAACCTGCTCACAGTAGTATATAAAATACTATGTAATTTGAGGCTGCAGTTACAAGCTCACAGAATGCAAAATTTATCCCAATACCTATTACAAATTCAAGCGAGCAATGAAGATGCAGCCTCCATGCTTCAtctgtttcttcttttactcGACAGAGTGAAAAATCTCGCGACAGAAGTTCATAATAGCTTGAAAACAAAGAACACTAAATATATCGCTGAAAGCACAGAAGTTATCCTGCAAGTAATGGATGATGTTCTATTTATGCCGTCACCAACAATTTGTATCGATACAGATCCGGAAGTGGAAAAGATGAATGTTCAGAATAGATTGGCATTAACACCCGTTGAAGGTAATCAATGAATTACATTctttgttacattttttaaataaattctgATACAGATGAGCTTATGAAGATTTCAAATTCGGTTGATTTACGATCCTATTTACAGGAGCTCACAAAGCGTTATTTTCTCGTCACAAACGTATGGAGGAAACAACACCTCAATCATCAAAATTGAGAACTAATTTGCTAGTATCGAGGATGAATTTTGATGATACAATGTCTTCCATAACAAGTGAACGACTTACCCCACAAAACCGAAAGCTAAAAATGACATGTCGACTGAGTTCTGCAATGGGTAAAAAATCTGGGAAATATTCTAGACTTTTTTCGAGCCATCCTAAGTCAATTGGTAACAGAGGTCAgcatcttttttcattaatacctaatgtttattaaaattttgattaaataTCACTATCCAAAATGATAATTCCTATGTGGTTGTTACAGCAAACTCCAGTGTATTGTCTATCCCATCTAGTCCGAAAGCAAATTCTACTGCTCTAATAAGTACGATTGGTGAAACGAGCAGTATACCAGAAATGACCCTCGATTTAACGGCGAAAAGTCTGTTCAATCTTAGCAAAGAGATCATTAGTGTGGTATCAGGGATGACGCATCCTAATAATCAATCTCCACTAAAGCAAAATAAGCCTCAACCAAACGTCGTAGTtgaagaggaagaaggagCAAATGACCTCAAAAAAAGCATCGAGGCCCATGATGGCTCATCAATTTTGTTGGACAAAGTTGTAAAACCGAATTTACATGACAATAAAGAACTAGAAGTAACTAGTGAGTGCACATCGGCCACTGAAAGCCCAAAGAATCATAAAAGACGATCTATCAGTGACTTGGTGGAACGCTACAAGTTGATTCTACAGAAATCCAGTATCTCATCGCATATGGAAACCAGTGAGAACAGCAATGATAGTACATAATATCGTTGGAGTATTGTCTATTTACGCAACATGCTGTTATTTTATCTAGGATcgttgaataatatatttttgcaaATAACACCGAAATGTTGTCAATAGATAGTGCGATTTACTGGAAAATACTGTAAATTCTACAAGTAatttctgatgatcagaactATTAGAAACTTTTGATACTCGTTTGCTTTACTGCTCTTACAAGAACTCGCGTGCCTTACTAAACAAATTTGTCTGGGCGATCGAAAAGTTTGTACTGAATGATTCACTTAGAACAAGAAATAGTGTATAAATTGAAGCCTGCGCCATTTCACGGATTTTATCGTACgtgttattttcaaatatatctgTAGATAAGAATCTCTGATactgtaattattaatttgatagatatgaacaatgaaaaattttattacttctGCAAACATAAATCTTTAATAACTAGTATGAGTAAAGAGCCTCTCTCAAttacataatataaataaaactttcaaacgtttgtattaaaaaatttcattcttcaGAATTATTAATGGAGACAATTGTCTCCATTATCATGATACGCCGTACTTTCATTCTCCAATAAACTTCGGCATCGTTCAAGTTCATCGTAAATGAAAACAGAATATCAAATTTGGAAGCCTATTCCCATTCCTAGGGGCAGAGCTAGAggcataatttttattttttctacattacGCTTGTCAGTACAGCAATATATGCGCATGTACTATTTCCCCGTGGGTCCGTGGTGTGCGTAATATGCGCCACACACATGTatcagcgtcgcgacgctaatCGGCTCGGCCCTCACCAGTCCCAATTCCCAACTCCGACTCTCAAGTTCCAGTCGTGAGGTTATCGTCATTCTCGTGCTTGTGTTGTGCTGTGTGGCCTGGTGAACGTGACTTTCCGATTGCTAATCATGGCTGGTGAGTTAGGATGAATTTCTGTTTACGACCTTACGCCCTAATTATCCTGAAATATTATGACAGGAAAATTGAATACTCTGAGAATTGTGAATAATCGCTGTTGAATTTGTTTATGCTGTAATATCTGGTTCTTCTGTGACGAGATCAGTAAAGATGTATCAAAGTATTTGCAaagatttaatttattcacaaGTATCACCGATCAAAGTATCAACAAAGATTCAATTTATTCACAAGTTTTCTAGGCGTTTACGTCGGTTGTCTAATTTTTAAAGTGACTCAGATGAAATCTGAGACTCAACTAGCCACTTGCCACATCAaaacaaaatatttctctcatgCTGTTTCATTTGTACAGTATCATTACTTTTGTTATTGCCACATCATCGATGTTTCAAGATCTTTTGCCTTACATGTTATAAGTTGTCATTAAGATGTAAATGAGAATATTCGTTTAATATTATGTTCAAGTGCCTAAGACTGATCACTGATTTTTCATATAAGTTCAATTTATCCTCAAAATGTCACGTTGCTGGCATTTTGAGAGCAGCTGAAGTTTGGctaatcgaattttcaacaaatctTGGGGCTGTCAGTAGTAAATAATTGTGCTATTTGTTCCTTATATATTTCCCATATCATTGTATGAAATGTAATAGTACCTTGGTGGTGAATAGTATAATTTGCATCTCTTATTGTTTGTATTCAGGTTCATTAGATATGTAAACTCACCATTGGTTGTCATGGGTCAAAAGTTAGGCTTGACCTGTTGATTAAGGCTATTTTTAGCATTAAACCTTTGTATTGATATTCTAATTGATGAGTAGATGGATACTGAGTATCTTGAATTTgtaattgtcaaaaaaaaaaaactttctgaaCATTAGCAAGGCTCACATGTGTTTTATTTTAGAGAAGAACCCCTATAAGAATTTACTGAAAACTATCAAGATCGGAGAAACAGATTGCCAATACTATGATGTCACTAACTTTGGCGATAAATATGGTAAGACTTCTATTTTAACTGATACATCCTTACCCTCCTCCATTGTGTCACTATTTCAAAATGATTCGGTCTACTTCCAGATAAACTGCCCTTTTCCATAAGAGTTCTCTTGGAAAGTGCAGTTAGAAATTGTGATGAATTCCAAGTAAAAAAGTCTGACGTAGAAAAGATTTTAGAATGGGAAAGGAACCAGAAAATTCCAGAGGGTGTCGAAGTGGCTTTCAAACCAGCAAGAGTTATTCTACAGGTGAGCATAAGAATCATACTgcaatcttacaattagttcagTTGCATAGTTGAGAAAAGTCAGATTGAGATATTCAGTAATCctaaatattgtataatatcatAATCAGAAGTATATATTTTGCTGCCGAATTtaataagataaaaatataagcTCAACACAGATATGAAAGAATTATATGACAGATATTACATAAGTAATACGAACACGTGCTGTGGTATTAGTTGACAGCACtgagaaattattatcaaaggCTAAAGATCGAATTTCTTTTGAACCCAGCATTAAGAGATTTGTTACTGAACTATGTAAGATGCTGTGCATGCTTGTTTTCAATATTCTTTGATAATTATGCATAAAATGTTAAACAATAATACTGCTGAGTTAAACAGTTGCAATACTTCAGTTATAGACATGTGTCAACAACTATGTCTGAATTATTCCAAaggattttcaataaaaattgaacataaATTCCTGGTTCAGAGTTgagctaatttttttctcatcatgtATGTAATTGTATTAATTATAGAAGTATAGCCCATAATTTTGATGACTAGTTAAGTGAACATTTATAGGATTTCACTGGAGTACCAGCAGTAGTAGATTTTGCTGCAATGCGAGATGCCGTGAAGAAACTAGGAGGAGACCCGGATAAAATAAATCCAATCTGCCCATCAGACCTTGTTATCGATCATTCTGTCCAAGTTGATTTTACTAGAGGGTAAGACAATACCTGAGTATAGTCAAACCTGTGTTTAATCATTGTGTTAGTTAATTAATTCTTACTCTTGAATTCACTCACAACTTTAACgcattattttctcaatttagTGACAATGCTCTCAAGAAGAACGAAGACCTGGAGTTTGAGCGGAACAAAGAGAGATTCATGTTCTTGAAAGTATGTAATAAACTTTCAGTAGCTTTCAAGCATTGATCAAATTGGCAATTTGTACAATGCTGTGcttatacaatttttatttttgaattctagTGGGGTGCCAAGGCTTTTAAAAACATGTTGATCGTTCCTCCGGGAAGTGGAATCGTTCACCAAGTCAACTTGGAATATCTTGCAAGAGTCGTCTTCGACGCCAATGGTCTTCTGTATCCTGACAGTGTAGTTGGAACAGACTCTCACACCACAATGATTAACGGTCTCGGAGTACTTGGCTGGGGTTGTGGGGGTATCGAAGCAGAGGCAGTTATGCTTGGCCAAGCAATATCCATGCTTTTGCCTAATGTAGTTGGTTACAAACTAGAGGGTGTACTCAACCAATATGTTACATCTACGGATTTAGTGCTGACAATTACGAAGGTAATATCGATTTAAATATGCTTAGTGTATATCCATAACTGAGTTGTCAAATTagcttgaaaattattatactcaCAGAACTTGCGGCAACTTGGAGTTGTTggaaaattcgttgaattctTTGGGCCAGGAGTAGCGGAGTTGAGCATCGCAGATCGAGCAACAATATCTAACATGTGTCCAGAGTATGGTGCCACTGTTGGATTCTTTGCTGTAGATGAACAGAGCTTGGCATATCTTAGACAAACGAGTACGTATCATCAACCGTTGTGATGAAATTCTaatagaaatataattttttttcaagttattaACTAATATGAATGAACAGGTCGTTCTGATAAACACGTTAAGTACATCGAAGAATATCTCAGGACTGTGAAAATGCTGAGAAATTACAACGACTCTAGTCAAGATCCAGTTTTCTCTGAAGTAGTCACCCTTGATCTATCTACTGTAGTCTCCAGTGTTAGTGGACCCAAAAGACCGCACGATCGAGTATCCGTTTCCGAAATGAAGAAGGATTTCACAAGCTGTCTCTCTGCAAAGGTAAGACACGATTTAAATTGCATGCCACATATTGGGATTTGATATTGTAAAGACACGAACttagaaaaaatagggatTAGTTACTTTTGAGCGGATTCAGCAGTTCATAATGCAGAGATTGCAAATGCAGGTGATGATGAAAAACGAACACTTGAATGGGACAAACATAACCCAGTGACGAATAAGATTTACCGTCAAACAAAGTCATGTTTGACCCATATTGTGCTTTGTTACTGTACATTTTGATATGAGctagaaagaaaacaaaaggatTATACAGCTAATCTAATGCATTCGAAATAATTACTGCATAGGTATGTCAACTCTATGTAAGCAGAAGATAATTGATAAACTGCTGAGAGTAATAGATGCGTGTTGGTGATGATATCGGGCAAAGAATTCGCAGGTAACTACTGCTGTGATATGAAAGTTGATCACCACACATCACTGCAAGAGTTCCTCCGAACCACAATGTCCTGTTTTAATGAGTTCTTGTTGTGTACACCTGTGAAAGATTCCATTCCAGAGTCGCATGTCATGTTGTACATACTATGAAGCAAATTAGTTACAAATTTACAACGATACAATTTGCTGATATTAGcccatttaaaaaaattcatacttACCaaaatagattaattttttatatattttccctCGATGTTATGTCACGTACATTTTGCCTTGCTGATCTAGCTTTATGATACTTCGATTCACCATACAGTTAGATCaccaaagaaaaatatatgggACTTTTGATTATGAGATTTTGTGATTGATCAATGGTGTCACCTATTGATTGTTCTAGTTGTCAGAGACGAGTATTTCGATCTAGTCACGAGTTAAAAAGACCGTGTCACTAGACCAATACTCCGCCTCCAGCAGcaagatatttcaaaaaaatttcaaatatcaaaAAGCGCGCACATTTATTTCTATAATATTGTTGAACGATGGCTAGCATAGGATGAATCCTACCCGGTGAGGTCTCAATTCTACCACGACCGGGTGAGATGACATCCGACATCAGCCGTTTCATATTTTGCCCCTTCAGCAATTGCGAATAACTAAGAAACGATGGTCAAGCATTAACATATCTTGAATATATAagattttttactatttttaacTCAAATAACTATAGAATTTGTCCTTCGGAAATCGAGCGGTGC from Athalia rosae chromosome 1, iyAthRosa1.1, whole genome shotgun sequence carries:
- the LOC105690822 gene encoding poly [ADP-ribose] polymerase tankyrase isoform X2 — its product is MTGRRAVLTNSEPLPGTGGADPFRELFEACKTGDLVRVKQIVTPQTVNARDTAGRKSTPLHFAAGYGRRDVVEFLLSAGASIQARDDGGLHPLHNACSFGHFDVVRLLLEAGANPNTRDNWNYTPLHEAAIKGKIDVCIALLQHGADANIRNTEGKTALELADPVTKPVLTGEYRKDELLEAARSGNEERLLQLLNPLNVNCHASDGRRSTPLHLAAGYNRSRVVQILLQNGADVHAKDKGGLVPLHNACSYGHFEVTEALLKHGAAVNASDLWAFTPLHEAASKSRAEVCSLLLSEGADPTQLNCHSKSAIDAAPTLELQERLAYEFKGHCLLDACRQADPTKLKKYLSQDVVNFKHPYTGDTALHCAVASPYPKRKQVIETLIRKNAALNEKNKDFLTPLHVATDHSHYDAMDVLLRHNAKVNALDGLGQTALHREDNVQACRILLSYNIDPSIVSLQGYTASQVATENVLKILQDPPSGTEDIEAQLLEASKAGDLTAVERILQASPHAVNCRDLDGRHSTPLHFAAGYNRVPVVEYLLAHGADVHAKDKGGLVPLHNACSYGHYEVTELLVKHGASVNVADLWKFTPLHEAAAKGKCEIVRLLLRHGADAAKKNRDGATPLDLVREGDQDVADLLRGNSALLDAAKKGNLARVQRLVTQDNINCRDAQGRNSTPLHLAAGYNNLEVAEFLLERGADVNAQDKGGLIPLHNASSYGHLDIAALLIKYNTVVNATDKWGFTPLHEAAQKGRTQLCALLLAHGADPFLKNQEGQSPVDLASADDVKCLLQDAMASQQVVPSVPPSRPPSIIAVPVTPPPLLTQETVIMPSGAAMTLCVPMARPTSCLSPMPSIEPYSEREVKEVCEDRNTSGITSVSGFLQSLSLEHLLELFEREQITLDILAEMGHEDLKQVGVSAYGYRHKLIKGMDKLLSSGAGGSLWQPSINPGTLLVDLLTEDKEFLAVEEEMQSTIREHRDNGHSGGIFSRYNIVRIQKVQNRKLWERYAHRRQEVAEEVGAAPASPSTTPRATPSPAAPQANERMLFHGSPFINAIVQKGFDERHAYIGGMFGAGIYFAEHSSKSNQYVYGICGGTGCPAHKDRSCYICHRHLVLCRVTLGKSFLQFSAMKMAHAPPGHHSVVGRPSQGGLVFPEYVVYRGEQAYPEYLITYQIVRPQQEAGGGEGSEER